The proteins below are encoded in one region of Sphingobacterium sp. R2:
- a CDS encoding NADH-quinone oxidoreductase subunit C: protein MTFDEIKSTLVSRFGTQIIVNEDRNGLQPALFVDKEDIVAVCLFLRDTEGLYFDFLSNLTAVDYQTHFTVVYHLNSLPYQHGLVLKVELSGNRSLDELPEIPSLTSVWRTADWHEREAFDLMGIYFEGHPDLRRILLPDDWEGYPLRKDYEEAETYHGIHIK, encoded by the coding sequence ATGACATTTGACGAAATTAAATCGACGCTTGTTTCCCGATTTGGAACCCAAATTATTGTTAATGAAGATCGCAATGGGCTGCAGCCAGCATTATTTGTTGATAAGGAGGATATCGTAGCCGTCTGTTTATTCCTGCGGGATACGGAGGGGCTGTATTTTGATTTTTTGAGCAATCTTACTGCGGTGGACTATCAAACGCATTTTACCGTTGTCTACCATCTCAATTCATTGCCTTATCAACACGGTTTGGTCTTAAAAGTTGAGCTGTCAGGTAATCGTTCGCTGGACGAATTACCAGAGATTCCTTCGCTTACTTCGGTATGGCGTACGGCAGACTGGCATGAGCGCGAAGCATTTGACCTGATGGGTATCTATTTTGAGGGACATCCGGACCTTAGAAGGATTCTGTTACCTGACGATTGGGAAGGTTATCCTTTACGGAAGGATTATGAAGAGGCAGAAACATATCATGGCATCCATATTAAATGA
- a CDS encoding NADH-quinone oxidoreductase subunit D: MANPKYKEALVRYEKHLTAISSQEMVLNMGPQHPSTHGVLRLQLITDGEIVKEVVPHLGYLHRCFDKHAESLNYAKTIPFTDRLDYLASMNNSHAFVMGVERMLGLDRKIPKRIEYIRVLVCELNRIASHLIAIGTYGIDIGATTPFLWCFRDREHIMNMLEWASGSRMLYNYIWVGGLFYDLPVGFEERCAEFITYFKPKLVELDEILTQNQIFISRTAKIGILPADVAINYGVSGPMLRASGIKWDLRRIDGYSVYPEIDFEIPVGKGEMGAIGDCWDRYKVRVDEVKESVRIVEQCLERLQKDFKRTAEFDPRALVPKKVNLKAQDYYVRAENPKGELGFYFVTKDKSDIPLRVKSRGPSFNNLSVISELGKGVLIADLIAILGSIDIVLGEVDR; encoded by the coding sequence ATGGCGAATCCAAAATATAAAGAGGCATTAGTGCGCTATGAAAAACACCTTACAGCGATATCCAGCCAGGAAATGGTCTTAAATATGGGGCCTCAGCATCCATCAACGCATGGGGTGCTCCGGCTTCAGCTGATTACCGACGGAGAGATTGTGAAAGAGGTTGTTCCACATTTGGGTTATCTGCACCGCTGTTTTGACAAGCATGCCGAATCGTTAAATTACGCAAAGACAATTCCTTTTACTGATCGCCTGGATTACCTCGCCTCGATGAATAATAGTCATGCTTTCGTGATGGGTGTCGAACGCATGCTTGGTCTTGATCGTAAAATACCTAAAAGGATAGAGTATATCCGTGTACTGGTCTGTGAACTCAACCGAATTGCGTCGCACCTGATTGCTATTGGAACATATGGTATTGATATCGGTGCAACAACGCCGTTTCTTTGGTGCTTCCGTGACCGTGAACACATTATGAATATGCTCGAGTGGGCTTCTGGCTCCAGGATGTTGTACAACTATATCTGGGTAGGCGGTTTGTTCTATGATTTGCCTGTCGGCTTTGAAGAGCGCTGTGCAGAATTTATTACCTACTTCAAACCTAAATTGGTCGAACTAGATGAAATATTGACTCAGAATCAAATCTTTATCTCCCGTACGGCTAAAATAGGTATACTTCCTGCTGACGTTGCGATAAATTATGGTGTATCGGGACCTATGCTTCGGGCTTCAGGAATAAAATGGGATTTGCGACGCATAGATGGCTATTCGGTTTACCCAGAAATTGATTTTGAGATACCTGTCGGAAAAGGTGAAATGGGCGCAATCGGCGATTGCTGGGACCGTTATAAAGTTAGGGTAGACGAAGTCAAGGAATCTGTTCGCATTGTTGAGCAATGTCTTGAACGATTACAGAAAGACTTTAAACGTACAGCTGAATTTGATCCGAGAGCGCTGGTTCCGAAAAAAGTAAATTTGAAAGCGCAGGATTATTACGTCCGTGCTGAAAATCCGAAAGGAGAATTGGGTTTTTACTTTGTCACAAAAGATAAATCAGATATTCCATTGCGTGTAAAGTCGCGGGGACCGAGTTTTAATAACCTATCGGTGATTTCGGAACTCGGAAAAGGCGTGCTGATAGCTGATTTGATTGCGATTCTGGGGTCTATTGATATTGTTCTGGGTGAGGTAGATCGCTAA
- a CDS encoding YqgE/AlgH family protein, with amino-acid sequence MFTELDPQKGSLLISEPFMLDPRFLRSVILLCEYHTEGSLGFVLNNQTHVRIGQLLESIPDCNFPIYVGGPVAQESLFFVHNRFDLLLSGEEVAPGIYFGGDEEKLIEAIQTDSIKADELKFFIGYSGWSAGQLEAEIKENSWAVQNKYHHQLIFEGNGELLWKDAIIGLGPKYAHVANFPQSPSLN; translated from the coding sequence ATGTTTACCGAACTTGATCCTCAAAAAGGAAGTTTACTAATTTCCGAACCGTTTATGTTAGACCCTAGATTCCTCAGATCCGTGATATTGCTATGTGAATATCATACGGAAGGATCGCTCGGGTTTGTTCTAAATAATCAAACCCATGTTCGCATTGGCCAATTATTGGAATCTATACCGGATTGCAATTTCCCCATCTATGTGGGTGGCCCCGTCGCTCAGGAAAGCCTCTTTTTTGTACATAACCGTTTTGATTTATTGCTGAGTGGCGAAGAAGTTGCTCCTGGGATCTATTTTGGTGGCGATGAAGAGAAGCTTATCGAAGCCATCCAGACGGATAGCATAAAAGCTGACGAATTAAAATTCTTTATCGGCTATTCGGGATGGTCTGCAGGTCAGCTTGAGGCTGAAATTAAAGAAAATAGCTGGGCTGTACAGAACAAATACCACCATCAGCTTATTTTTGAAGGGAACGGTGAATTGCTATGGAAAGATGCCATTATTGGACTTGGCCCCAAATATGCACATGTTGCCAACTTTCCGCAGAGCCCTAGTTTGAATTAG
- the pdxH gene encoding pyridoxamine 5'-phosphate oxidase — protein MSIQHKDIAAIRQDYVLGSLSESDVDRDPVHQFKKWFDAAIHSEVNEPNAMVLSTVSSHHLPSSRVVLLKDIVAEGLVFFTNYESRKGEEMKANPHAALLFFWPELQRQVRIEGVIDFVSGADSDEYFQSRPKGSRIGALASPQSHEIPNRSFLENKVEELERQYNGSDAVPRPSHWGGYLLKPIYFEFWQGRASRLHDRIVYKKVSDSWTITRIAP, from the coding sequence ATGTCCATTCAACATAAAGATATTGCAGCAATCAGACAGGATTACGTATTAGGTAGCCTATCTGAATCGGATGTGGATCGAGATCCAGTCCACCAGTTTAAAAAATGGTTTGATGCGGCTATCCACAGCGAGGTGAACGAACCCAATGCTATGGTGCTTTCAACCGTATCTTCCCATCATTTGCCGTCCTCGCGAGTTGTTCTATTGAAGGATATTGTCGCAGAAGGTTTAGTCTTTTTTACAAATTATGAGAGTCGTAAAGGGGAGGAGATGAAAGCTAATCCGCATGCTGCATTATTGTTTTTCTGGCCTGAACTGCAACGGCAGGTCCGGATCGAAGGCGTTATTGATTTTGTAAGTGGGGCCGATTCGGATGAATATTTTCAATCACGACCTAAAGGAAGCCGTATCGGTGCACTGGCTTCCCCGCAGAGCCACGAAATTCCAAACCGCAGTTTTTTGGAAAACAAGGTGGAAGAACTCGAACGCCAATATAATGGAAGTGACGCTGTACCTAGACCATCACATTGGGGTGGCTATCTGCTGAAACCGATTTATTTCGAGTTCTGGCAGGGACGTGCAAGCCGGCTGCATGATCGTATCGTTTACAAAAAAGTGTCCGACTCCTGGACGATTACGCGTATAGCCCCATAA
- a CDS encoding polyprenol monophosphomannose synthase codes for MTDSLVIIPTYNEKENIEKIIRKVFSLSHAFDILIVDDGSPDGTATIIKNLQLNEFDGRLFIEERIGKLGLGTAYIHGFKWALSREHYHYIFEMDADFSHNPEDLLRLRQACVDGADMSIGSRYIKGVNVVNWPMSRVLMSYFASVYVRFITGINIQDATAGFVCFTREVLRTIPLEKIKFVGYAFQIEMKFTAIKYGFKVVEVPIIFTDRTEGTSKMSTSIFKEAFFGVIQLKLGSIGKRYKRN; via the coding sequence GTGACGGATAGTTTAGTTATCATTCCAACATATAATGAAAAGGAAAATATTGAAAAAATCATTCGCAAAGTTTTTTCCTTATCACATGCATTTGATATTTTAATTGTAGACGATGGTTCCCCGGATGGAACGGCGACCATCATCAAGAATTTACAGCTTAATGAATTTGACGGCCGTTTGTTTATTGAAGAGCGGATCGGGAAGCTGGGGTTGGGAACGGCATATATCCATGGATTTAAATGGGCGCTATCGCGCGAACATTACCACTATATTTTTGAAATGGATGCAGATTTTAGTCACAATCCGGAGGATCTGCTTCGCTTACGGCAGGCTTGTGTGGATGGTGCTGATATGAGTATAGGTTCGCGCTATATCAAGGGCGTGAATGTAGTCAATTGGCCGATGAGCCGGGTGCTGATGTCGTATTTCGCTTCGGTATATGTTCGTTTTATAACTGGGATAAATATCCAGGATGCTACCGCGGGGTTTGTGTGTTTTACTAGAGAAGTCCTCCGTACAATCCCACTCGAAAAGATTAAGTTTGTGGGTTATGCCTTTCAGATTGAAATGAAATTCACCGCCATAAAATATGGCTTTAAAGTGGTTGAAGTACCCATTATATTTACAGATCGGACCGAAGGTACATCAAAGATGAGCACCAGTATCTTTAAGGAAGCTTTTTTCGGAGTTATCCAATTAAAATTAGGTAGTATCGGGAAACGCTATAAGAGAAATTAA
- the ruvB gene encoding Holliday junction branch migration DNA helicase RuvB, producing the protein MNENLDPNAERLSNTDRDIERALRPQAFEDFTGQAKILENLNIFVKAARLRGEALDHVLLHGPPGLGKTTLSHIIANEMGVGIKITSGPVLDKPGDLAGLLTNLEEGDVLFIDEIHRLSPLVEEYLYSAMEDFKIDIMLETGPNARSVQISLNPFTLIGATTRSGLLTAPLRARFGINSRLQYYDAKLLTTIVLRSAHILNTPISEEGAYEIARRSRGTPRIANALLRRTRDFAQIKGNGSIDKEIAKYALHALNVDENGLDEMDNKILTTIIDKFKGGPVGLKTVATAVGEDEGTIEEVYEPFLIQEGYIMRTSRGRECTEAAYKHLGRVNHSKGNTLF; encoded by the coding sequence ATGAATGAGAATTTAGATCCAAATGCAGAACGTCTCAGTAATACCGACCGTGATATTGAACGGGCATTGCGGCCTCAGGCTTTTGAAGATTTTACGGGACAGGCTAAAATTTTAGAAAACCTCAATATTTTTGTGAAAGCGGCCAGGCTGAGAGGCGAGGCGCTGGATCACGTTTTGCTGCATGGCCCTCCGGGCTTAGGAAAAACGACTTTGTCGCATATTATTGCGAATGAGATGGGGGTTGGTATCAAAATTACTTCAGGGCCTGTATTGGACAAACCGGGTGATCTAGCGGGGTTATTGACAAATCTGGAAGAGGGAGATGTCTTGTTTATCGATGAGATCCACCGCTTAAGTCCTTTGGTGGAGGAATATCTCTATTCGGCCATGGAAGATTTCAAAATTGACATCATGCTGGAGACAGGGCCAAACGCACGGTCTGTGCAGATTTCGCTGAATCCGTTTACTTTGATTGGTGCCACCACGCGCTCGGGTCTGTTGACAGCCCCCCTGCGCGCACGCTTTGGAATTAATTCACGTCTACAATATTATGATGCAAAACTGCTGACTACTATCGTGCTGCGCTCGGCTCATATCTTAAACACACCGATATCTGAGGAAGGGGCCTACGAGATTGCGCGGAGGAGCAGGGGGACACCCCGGATAGCCAATGCTTTACTGCGCCGTACACGGGATTTTGCGCAGATAAAGGGTAACGGAAGCATCGATAAAGAAATAGCAAAGTACGCTTTACATGCGCTTAATGTGGATGAGAATGGTTTAGACGAGATGGACAATAAAATCTTAACAACCATTATTGACAAATTCAAGGGTGGACCTGTCGGACTAAAAACTGTAGCGACAGCAGTTGGGGAGGATGAAGGTACGATTGAGGAAGTCTATGAACCCTTTCTGATTCAAGAAGGATACATTATGCGGACCTCGCGGGGTCGCGAATGTACAGAAGCTGCTTATAAGCACTTGGGCCGAGTCAATCATTCGAAAGGAAACACACTGTTTTAA